GAATAAACTCACCCAGTTGGGTGATCTTGTCTGCACCGGGTCGGGGGATCCTTCCCTTAAGCTAGACTGACCGTTTTCGTGCTGAAGCAGAACGCGCCCGACAGGATTTGAACCTGTGACCAATTGCTTAGAAGGCAACTGCTCTATCCACTGAGCTACGGGCGCAAATGTATAGGTTCTGAGCTTAGCAGAACTCCTGTGTCGATAGTACCGCACGCTCTCTAGCTTTGTGAATGCCCTTAAATCGCCAGGAATGTCCTATGGACAGCCCCCAAATGCAGTACAGTGCTTACGTTAGCCTGATGTCATAAAATTGCATGGCCCCTTCGCATCAGTTTCAGCAATCGATTTATATTGAGGCCCCCCTTACCGTTGTTGATCAAACCATTACCGAACAAGAGCTAATGCAGCGCTGGCTCAATCCTGCTCTCAAGTGTGAATCTGACGGTCCCTGGAGCAGTGAACTTGGCAGCAAAACTCGTTTTTCAATTCAAACACCGCTGGTGCAGCCAACGCTCAATAGCACAGTGGCAGAGCGCAAAGCGGGGCTAGTGGTATGGCAGTTCGATGGTTTTTTTACGGGTTGTGATCGTTGGGAATGCTTTCGAGAAATCACGGGCACTCGCCTAGTTAATCGCTTTGAATTCACCATCACTAATCCGCTTGTTTCTTTTGGGTTTTGGACCTTTGCTGCTACCTGGACCCAAAAGGATATGTTTTCTCAGCTAGAGCGACTCAAGAAGGTGGCTGAATCCTTATAACCTCTTGAAGCCAACAGAGAACAATTCACGTTCAAAGAAGTCATCTTTACTGTCTCATCGG
Above is a window of Acaryochloris thomasi RCC1774 DNA encoding:
- a CDS encoding SRPBCC family protein, with translation MAPSHQFQQSIYIEAPLTVVDQTITEQELMQRWLNPALKCESDGPWSSELGSKTRFSIQTPLVQPTLNSTVAERKAGLVVWQFDGFFTGCDRWECFREITGTRLVNRFEFTITNPLVSFGFWTFAATWTQKDMFSQLERLKKVAESL